The stretch of DNA ACTTTCTAGGGACACAACGATCGCAACCCACCCCCGGTCAAGGACCTGGATGCAatttcttgttttctttggtgtGCTTTGCGATGCTGGAGTTTGCTTTACTTTCGCAAATAATTCAAAGTATCACGCAACTTGGCAAGCACGGTACCAAAGGAATAGTTCCTCCCGTTTCCAGGAGAAAATAGAAAGAAGTGTCCTTGCGGGTCAAGCAAGCTGTCCCGTACCGTATATATAAAAGCTTCCCGACTTTTCACCTGCTGTAATCGAACTACCGTCCGAGCTTTTTCGCCCTCCTTTGTTTCTCCCGCCGGATTCGAGCAGACTCCCGAGCTTTTTCTCGCCATGAAGCCGAAGCAGCCTAGCTCCCTCCTTCCGCACGGCGGCGAGTGCTCTCGCCATGGTAACAACATCGGTCGCCCTCTCCTCTTCCCTTCTAGCTAGTTTCATTATGTTCGTGAATTGCTAGTTTCCTCTTCCGATCTATAGTTAAACTCGATTATGTCCGTGTCGCTGGTGGGTTTGAGGCGTGTTTGATCCGATCGGGTTTTCGGGGAGAAGGTAGCGGTGGGATCTGGGTGGATCCGCCGACGGTGGAGGGGGTCGCGGGCACCCGTCCGGCGAGCCAGGGCCCAGGGGTACGTACGCCCCTTATTTTACTTTGTCTGCTGTGATTTTCGATGGGATATCACATAGGAAGATGATGGATTTGGCGTGCAATTCTTTGCCGGATGTTCTCACCTCAGCTAGTCGTGTCTGAATTTTGGGAGCATTCATTATGCAGCTGGTAGTACTAGTAGTCTAGTACCACACCCCTCTGAACATGTGAATTTAGGGGTTACTACTAGTACTCCTGTAATCATCAACTCTGTTATTGGTCCCTGATCTTGTATGGTATGAATTATCATAAGTTAGTGGTCTTATATAGACAGTATCTGTGCTCTGTCTGAAAAAGATATCATGTTCAGTGCCTCTCTGACTCTTGTCTTTGGCCTGAAGTTTCTGAATCTTTATCATTTTTTCAACGTTTTTCTTTGATTATGTAGCAATTCCTACCTGCAATTATATGTCAGCAgcactttttttttctttgtcTATCATGACTGAATGTTCATATACCTTATTCTTTGTAACAATGAAATTTATATGACGCTTAGATTATTTATTGCCACTTCTGCTCCTGGAATAACATGTTTACACAGCCTTCTAGACGTGATCATACTAGCATTATACATATACTGGATGTTCTATTTTATAGGTGAAGGCAGAGGTAACAACACAACCAATATGGATAACGACAAGAACATCGAGATGTGGAAATTCAAGAAGCTGATCAAATGACTAGATGCTGCCCATGGAAACGGGACAAGCATGATATCGCTGATCGTGCCACCCCGTGATCAGGTATGTCGAGTCACCAAGCTGTTGGGTGATGAACATGGGACCGCCTCAAACATCAAGAGGAGAGTCAACAGGCAGTCTGTCTTGGCAGCTATTACCTCTGCCCAGCAAAAGTTGAAGCTGTACAATCGAGTTCCCACCAATGGATTGGTGCTTTACACCGGAACCATCCTCACCGATGAGGGGAAAGAAAAGAAGGTCAGCATTGATTTTGAGCCATTCAGGCCAGTTAATGCGTTCATGTATCTCTGTGACAACAAGTTCCACACCGAGGCACTGCATGAGATGCTCGAGTCCGATGATAAGTTTGGCTTCATTGTCATGGACGGTAATGGAACGCTGTTTGGAACCCTGAGTGACAACACTAGGGAGGTTCTACACAAGTTCTCTGTTGATCTCCCAAAGAAGCATGGCCGAGGAGGGCAGTCAACACTTCGCTTTTCCCGCCTGCGCGTGGAGACCCGGCACAACTATGTGCGCAGGACGGCTGAGCTTGCTACTAGATTCTTCATTGACCCTGCCACTAGCCAGCCAAATGTTTCTGGTCTCATTCTAGCTGGTTGCGCTGACCTCAAGACTGAATTGAGTCAATCTGACCTGTTTGATCAGCGCTTGGCAGCCAAGATACTGAAGGTTGTCACTGTCTCTCATGGTGGAGAGGATGGCTTCAACCAGGCCATTGAGATATCTGCTGAAGTCCTTTCCAATGTCAAGTTCATCCAAGAAAAAAGGTTGATGGGAAAGTACTTTGAGGAGATAAGCCAAGACACTGGGAAGTATGTTTCTGGTGTGGATGACACCATGTCTGCCCTTGAAATGGGTGCAGTTGAAACACTGATTGTGTGGGAAAATCTTGATATCAATAGATACATCTTGAAGAATTCTGCTACCGAAGAAACTGTGGTAAAGCACTTCGACGAGGCACAGGAGGCAGATCAGAGCAACTTCAAAGATAAGGCGACATCGGCAGTGTTGGAGGTGGTTGAGAGGACCGTGCTGCTGGAGTGGTTTGCCGAAAACTATTGGCAGTTTGGTTGTGCGCTGGAGCTCATCACGAACAATACGGAGCAAGGATCTCAGTTCTGTTCGGGCTATGGTGGGATAGGAGGGATCCTCCGCTACCGGGTTGACTTGAACGCTTACGAAGACCCATCTGATGAGGAGTATGATGAAGGCTTTGAGGAGCAATCTACTGAAACTCCAGTGAATTCAGTCCGGGAGGAGCCTGCCGTAGCCTGGAACCAGAACGCTCCGCGACAGGAGGCCGAGGCATCTACAAGCTCATCCAGGAAAAATTAAGgtctgtactaaattctagcagTTCCTTTCTTATAAACAAATGATCATGTTGTAATGTTCGATTCAATTTTCTTACTGTAGCAAGACGGGAAGACTAAAGAAACGGTGATATGAAGCATGTTGCTGCTGCATAAGTGAAGTCCTCTCAGCGTGATTGGGAGGAATTCTGATCTCCATCAGAAGATTATCCTATTTAGTACTGTCATTATTAGCAAGAAGAATCATAGTTATAAGTTACTATTAAGCGTCTCTTGTGTGATGCTCGAATTTGTGTGTTAAGTTTGTGGGCTGCTTATCTGAACCGAAGTTGTGATGCTACCCTATATTTATTTGACCTTTTTCTCCCTAAAATCATTTATCGAAACAGAATTCACGAGCTTTGTGATGTGTGGCTTTGCATCCGCCATGCGCCTTAGCCCAATTTTTGGATCATCATGCCATTATTAAGCTACTTGTTTTACATGGCCAATGTGGACGACCATGGCACAATCGACCAGGTGGCAAGTGACGCCTAGCTTAACATCTATGCAAGTATGACTCGAGACATGATCGAATACAAGAAGAAACAACATGCTACGCAAGGACCACTAAGTATTCCCCCCCGCAAAGAAAAAACAGACCACTAAGTATTCAGTGCTCCCAACACTTCGATGCTCCCATACTCCAATGTTTCTAAAAGTTGATTTCGTACGTTTCAAAAAAAATGTAATTTCTGTTTTATCCACAAGACATGTGTCCATAATAACCTCTAAATAATTCAGATCCAGGCTCGAAAAACACATTgagaaacaaaaaagacaaaatccAGCATGAATAGTGTCACAGGAAGACAAAAACTAAAACAATACTATTCACATCAAGATTTCTCTTTTTTGTTTGTTTCTCAATTTATGTTTCAATTTTGGATCTGACATTTTTAGGGGTTGTAGATACATGTCCTGTGAACATCAATTGTTTTCTTCCAAAtttttgaaatgtttaaaattaAATTTTGAGACAATAAAGCATGGGAGCACCTAAATGTAGAGAGCGTTGGATATTTTCCCAGACCATCAAATGCAGTTACCAATTAATCCATCGCCGAAACAACGATCAACATCGGTTACCTTCTCAGCCTGACTAACTCTAGCCTCACAAGCGGGACAATGGGGTGATGCTACCGCCACTCCGTAGACGTACATCACTGTCTGAGCCGGCCACTCCTTGTATGATGTGCCAGCCGGGAAGTCATCGTACCTAAGCCCTGGAGGACCAAGGCCCTTGAAGTGAAGTCGTTGCCACCCGACAAAAAACAGTTCTCATAGCCGATGCAACGCCCGATACAACACTACACCACCACATGCACAACACCCCTAGGAACTCTGCAACAATGACGAGCGCCACTGCAACAAGGAAGAAGCCATCTTCTGTCCGCCCGCACGCAAGATACGAAAGGACAATTCTATGTGGCGCGGAGACTATTTCTCGCATTAAGCAGGTGcgctgcgggggggggggggggggttcgaaCCGTGATCTCCTAGATAGATTGCAACGGGATTCTGATCAATTAATAGGGCAGGATGTAGTTGAGGCGAAATGACCCTGGGTTCCACTTGTTTTCCTTCCGGCATGTTTCTTTTCGTTTTTCTTCTAtgttttttttgcttttcattcttttttatttgtttcttcaattttatttttcattttctttttctcttggttattcttttttcttttttgggttTCATTTTTTAGTTTGTCACCTTTCTTTTGGTTTTCATTCTAGTTTTTTTTGTGTATATACCAACAACATTTTTTCCTAATACACGTTTAACATTTTTCCAATACAAGATTAGCATTCTTCTAATACATAGTTAACATTTCTTCTATACATGTATTTTAGATTTTtaaaatgcttgattaacatgttttgaatacatggtcaacatttttcctATACACACCATACACTTTTTTCAAATGCATGATTAACATTTCTCAAATACAAAATCAATATTTTTCTAATACATGGTCACCATTTTTTCCAAgaacatttaacatttttcaaatgctttatcaacatttttcaaatgcaagattaacatttttttgaatgcatgatcaacattttttctatacacatttaacattttcaaaTGCTCGATTAACATTTTTGAAATAATTTGTTAGAATTTTTTATATGCTTGTAATATTTTTAAATAATGATCAAAATATTTCAtaatttttaaatacatgttcaacattttttctatacacattcaACTTTGTTTGAACGGttaattaacattttttaaatatttgtttaactttttcaaatgcttgatttaCATATTGCAAATACATGATCAACTTTTTTACACATATTgtatattttttgtatacatgATCAAAAGATTTCAtaatttttaaatacatgttcaacattttttctatacacattcaACTTTGTTTGAACGGttaattaacattttttaaatatttgtttaactttttcaaatgcttgatttaCATATTGCAAATACATGATCAACTTTTTTACACATATTgtatattttttgtatacatgATCAAAAGATTTCAtaatttttaaatacatgttcaacattttttctatacacattcaACTTTGTTTGAACGGttaattaacattttttaaatatttgtttaactttttcaaatgcttgatttaCATATTGCAAATACATGATCAACTTTTTTACACATATTgtatattttttgtatacatgATCAAAAGATTTCAtaatttttaaatacatgttcaacattttttctatacacattcaACTTTGTTTGAACGGttaattaacattttttaaatatttgtttaactttttcaaatgcttgatttaCATATTGCAAATACATGATCAACTTTTTTACACATATTgtatattttttgtatacatttttcatatatatgctcaacattttttctatacacatttaacattttttgaaTGCATGATAAAAAAATTCAGAACATTACGAAAATTATATTTTGTAATATATATGTTTAGAATTTTTGGAAGTGTAAACAAACCtataaaaagaaaacaaaaggtcaaagaaaaaaaatacagtggcctcgcgcaagctgggCGGGCGCGTATAGCGGGAGCTGACTCTTCTCGCTTGGAGCGAGACATAGTCGTGCCCCTGTGAGGAGGGGTGTATTTTTTTTTGGTTGAAGAGGCGAACACTCCTAGAAGCCCATTAGGCCCAATTTCACATCAGACGCTCGAAATTGCCCCCGGAGCAGCGGCCCGGCAATAAAACTATTTGATTGCAGCAAACACAGTGAACTAAAGCGGGATTAACACCAAAATAGATTTTGGCCGAAAACGCCACAAACTGATGATCCGACTGATGAAAACACTAATGGCCTGAGAAGGTTGCAAAGTTGTGCAGCTTTAATGTCTCTAAATAAATAAATGTGAACTTATATTTTTTTGTGAGAGATAATTGATATTCTGTATACTTAAATAGTTCATCCACACTAGGACGGGAACTTGGTGCTCTCGGGTACCCGCTCACCCTATATGTGAAAAAAATAGTAAttcaaaaaagttcaaaaattccAAATGATTTTTGGAATCAAACAGGATGAGGTATTGTACTAGTATAAAAAGTTTGGACAAGAAATGATTCCTATTGACTTCAGGGCAAAAAAGACAAGTTTATGACGACAATATAGCGTGTATAGTACTTGTATATAGCGTTTTTTTGCCAAATCTTCGACCCAAGATGCAATGAAAGTCATTCTTTGACGAATCTTTTTATACAACTACAATAATTGATCATGTTTGATACAAAAAAgatttggaattttttgaatcactaatttatttattttttgcatATAGGGTGTGCTGGTACCCAGGTTCTCCTTCGTGTTTTCCATCCACACTACCTCTATTATCTTAACATGCACACATACCACTCTATCAAAGGCCCACCATGACATgcatgaggaaaaaaatcattaTTAGTTGACCCACGCACACATCTTATTTCACCACACATGCCACCACATGAAAGGTCCACTAAACATGCATGATTTTTTCCCATTATATTATGCCACTTATATTCAAAATATCTTTGGAGTACACAATGATCAAATAAAATATATAATATTTAGTTTTACTTCATAAATTATCAATTCACTTATGCATGTTTCATACAACCAAATCACTCAAATATATTGCAATCGATTCCCGCAGCAGCGCGCTGGGTATTCTCTAGTTAGATAGAGTAACTGAACCCACATGCACAAAAACTAAGGTAAAAACAGGGGTCCTAAGTTATTGCCAAAGCCAAGACTAATTTTTCATCGTTGCACCACTATGGCCTACGTCAATAATAGGCAACATCTAGAAACCCACCCACGGAGGTACTTGCAAGGAACAGGGTGTGTTTGGTAGCATGTATGGACCTAGCCTAGTTGTTCTCTCATACATGCTGAGTGTAGACATGTTGAGTCCATGCATTTGATGTTGTTTGACAGTGGTGTATGCACTGAGACATGCTGAGCTGAGACTTTGTTTGACAGCCTGCATGTGTTTAGACATGCCGAACAATTTCGAATTCCGAATAATTATTTTAAATGGTGAACAAAAttaaaaaacatgaaaaaattAAAATATTTTGAAATTCTAAACTTTTATTGAGAATAtaaacaaaatttgaaattccaaacattttttgaaaatttaaataaaaactaaaattcagaacattttttgaaaatttaaacaTATTTTGAAAGACTGGACTTTTTTGAATTTTATAAAATATTGAATTTTGTTTTTTAAATTAAACTAATTTTGAAATTTAAACGAAATTTTAAATtcaaaacattttttgaaaattaaaaaattgaaattccgaacattttctgaaaatttaaacaaattttaaattctgaacattttcgaaaatttaaacaaaatttgaaattctATAAAATTTGAAATGCagaatattttttgaaaatttaaaaaatatttgaAATTATGAACAGTTTTTTTTACAAATGTGAGCCCATGCACCCTATCAAACAAGCAAAAGTGAGTTGGATTGGGAACTCTTACCCTCATGCATCCTACCAAACACCCGTAGAGAAGAGAAAAAGACGAATAGAGAAACAAATCTCGTTGAATCACCATATTAGTAGACCATTGCATATGATAGAGATTGAGAATCAACCAAGCATATCTAGATAGGCATTCGTGCTAGTATCGCCATGCCAAACCGATGACTTTATTCCCGAAGGCTCGAGGGAAGAGGTTGTTGAAGAAGACGAAGTTATCGCCGCGGATGCACATGGAACCACGTCGATAGATGACACAAATAACAAACCTGTTATCCTTGACGAAACAATGTACAAAAACTCCAGAGTTCCTCAACAACGCCTAATGAAGCATCACCGAGGAAGGATTAAAGCCGGAGGACTTTTTATTCGATATGACACCGACATCACCCTCGAAGCGCTGTCACCTTGACCCACAATCTACTACCCAAAGGACGAGAAAAGATG from Triticum urartu cultivar G1812 chromosome 3, Tu2.1, whole genome shotgun sequence encodes:
- the LOC125549254 gene encoding eukaryotic peptide chain release factor subunit 1-2-like, with the translated sequence MISLIVPPRDQVCRVTKLLGDEHGTASNIKRRVNRQSVLAAITSAQQKLKLYNRVPTNGLVLYTGTILTDEGKEKKVSIDFEPFRPVNAFMYLCDNKFHTEALHEMLESDDKFGFIVMDGNGTLFGTLSDNTREVLHKFSVDLPKKHGRGGQSTLRFSRLRVETRHNYVRRTAELATRFFIDPATSQPNVSGLILAGCADLKTELSQSDLFDQRLAAKILKVVTVSHGGEDGFNQAIEISAEVLSNVKFIQEKRLMGKYFEEISQDTGKYVSGVDDTMSALEMGAVETLIVWENLDINRYILKNSATEETVVKHFDEAQEADQSNFKDKATSAVLEVVERTVLLEWFAENYWQFGCALELITNNTEQGSQFCSGYGGIGGILRYRVDLNAYEDPSDEEYDEGFEEQSTETPVNSVREEPAVAWNQNAPRQEAEASTSSSRKN